One window from the genome of Microbacterium sulfonylureivorans encodes:
- the dprA gene encoding DNA-processing protein DprA, producing the protein MTVFDLSPSTARRALGDLLAPEASDAVAVERYATVVWCHLVEPGDSVAGRLVAERGATGALRAVLAGDAGGVVGGGEFSAARRRWMPRLSADAVTDGLRGAAKARAVLVARGDAEWPAQLDDLGAHAPICLWVRGDPSHLTRLAPSVAIVGARAATSYGDHVALELAADLAASGIPVVSGGAYGVDGAAHRAVLAVGGLTVALLAGGVDRAYPAGHTDLIERIAGSGAVVSEVPCGSTPTKWRFLQRNRLIAALADATVVVEAGWRSGSLNTAGHAAALSRGLGAVPGPITSAASAGTHRLLREYDALCITSAADIREMLGLGAGDGAVPSADGRARTDDTTRVRDALSPRAWRDAGDVARRAGMAADDVEAILGLLHLEGAVTRGPSGWRMVLSG; encoded by the coding sequence GTGACCGTCTTCGACCTCTCGCCGTCGACTGCCCGCCGCGCCCTGGGTGACCTGCTCGCCCCAGAAGCCTCCGACGCTGTGGCCGTGGAGCGGTACGCCACCGTCGTCTGGTGCCACCTCGTCGAACCGGGCGACTCCGTCGCCGGTCGCCTCGTCGCCGAGCGGGGCGCGACGGGCGCGCTGCGGGCGGTCCTGGCGGGCGACGCCGGAGGCGTGGTCGGCGGGGGAGAGTTCTCCGCGGCACGAAGGAGATGGATGCCTCGGCTCTCGGCCGACGCCGTGACCGATGGGCTGCGCGGAGCGGCGAAGGCCCGAGCAGTGCTTGTGGCGAGAGGCGATGCCGAGTGGCCCGCACAGCTCGACGACCTCGGGGCGCACGCGCCGATCTGCCTCTGGGTGCGGGGCGACCCCTCGCACCTGACGAGGCTGGCACCGTCGGTGGCGATCGTGGGCGCACGCGCCGCGACCTCCTATGGCGACCACGTCGCCCTCGAGCTCGCCGCAGACCTCGCGGCGAGCGGCATCCCGGTGGTGTCGGGCGGTGCATACGGTGTCGACGGCGCCGCGCACCGCGCCGTGCTCGCCGTCGGCGGTCTCACGGTCGCGCTGCTCGCGGGCGGCGTCGACCGTGCCTACCCGGCCGGTCACACCGACCTCATCGAGCGCATCGCCGGCTCCGGCGCGGTGGTGAGCGAGGTTCCGTGCGGCTCGACGCCCACGAAATGGAGGTTCCTGCAGCGCAACAGGCTGATCGCCGCCCTCGCCGACGCCACCGTCGTCGTCGAAGCCGGGTGGCGCAGCGGCTCCCTCAACACCGCCGGGCACGCGGCCGCCCTATCGCGCGGGCTCGGCGCCGTGCCGGGTCCGATCACCTCGGCGGCGTCGGCCGGAACACACCGGCTGCTGCGCGAGTACGACGCGCTCTGCATCACGAGCGCCGCCGACATCCGGGAGATGCTCGGGCTCGGTGCCGGTGATGGTGCGGTGCCGTCCGCCGACGGACGGGCGCGCACCGACGACACGACGCGCGTCCGCGACGCGCTGAGCCCCCGCGCCTGGCGCGACGCGGGCGACGTGGCACGGCGCGCGGGGATGGCCGCGGACGACGTCGAGGCCATCCTCGGTCTGCTCCACCTCGAAGGGGCGGTCACCCGAGGGCCTTCCGGCTGGCGCATGGTGCTCAGCGGCTGA